In one window of Deinococcus ruber DNA:
- a CDS encoding NAD-dependent epimerase/dehydratase family protein, translating into MSVVIITGSAGLIGSEAVRFFASLGMNVVGLDNDMRRYFFGDEASTRWNRSLLERQVRGYTHLELDIRDAAAVDEVFQRYGAEVALVIHTAAQPSHDWAARDPFVDFGVNANGTLNLLEAARHHCPDAPFIFTSTNKVYGDTPNALPLIELEQRWEIDPAHPYAAAGIPETMSIDQSKHSLFGASKVAADVLVQEYGRYFGMPTACFRGGCLTGPNHSGTQLHGFLAYLMKCTMTGTPYTIFGYKGKQVRDNIHSSDLIAAFYAFFQQPRVAAVYNIGGGQASNCSMLEAIALCESITGRRLKSSYVDDNRSGDHIWYISDLTRFRSDYPDWNITRDVPRILQEMYEVNQERWAAV; encoded by the coding sequence ATGAGTGTAGTCATCATAACGGGATCGGCAGGGCTGATCGGATCGGAGGCCGTGCGTTTTTTCGCCTCGCTCGGCATGAACGTGGTTGGGCTGGATAACGACATGCGCCGCTATTTCTTCGGTGACGAGGCCTCGACCCGCTGGAACCGCAGTCTGCTGGAACGCCAGGTGCGCGGCTATACCCACCTCGAACTCGACATCCGCGACGCTGCCGCCGTAGACGAGGTGTTTCAGCGTTACGGTGCCGAGGTGGCGCTGGTGATTCATACGGCGGCCCAGCCCTCGCACGACTGGGCCGCCCGCGATCCGTTCGTGGATTTCGGCGTCAACGCGAACGGCACGCTCAATCTGCTGGAGGCCGCCCGCCACCACTGTCCAGACGCGCCATTTATTTTCACGTCCACCAACAAGGTCTACGGCGACACGCCCAACGCCCTCCCACTGATCGAACTGGAGCAGCGCTGGGAGATCGATCCGGCACACCCTTACGCCGCCGCTGGCATTCCCGAAACCATGAGCATCGACCAGAGCAAGCACTCGCTCTTCGGCGCGTCGAAGGTGGCCGCCGACGTGCTGGTGCAGGAATACGGGCGGTATTTCGGCATGCCGACCGCCTGCTTCCGGGGCGGCTGCCTGACCGGCCCCAACCACTCCGGCACGCAGCTTCACGGCTTTCTGGCGTACCTGATGAAATGCACCATGACCGGCACGCCCTACACGATTTTCGGATACAAGGGCAAGCAGGTGCGCGACAACATCCACTCGTCCGACCTGATCGCCGCCTTTTACGCCTTCTTCCAGCAGCCGCGTGTGGCAGCGGTGTACAACATCGGGGGCGGGCAGGCCAGCAACTGCTCGATGCTGGAGGCCATTGCGCTGTGCGAGTCGATCACCGGGCGGCGGCTGAAATCCAGCTACGTCGACGACAACCGCAGCGGCGACCACATCTGGTACATCAGCGATCTGACACGCTTCAGAAGCGATTACCCCGACTGGAACATCACCAGAGACGTGCCGCGCATTCTTCAGGAGATGTACGAAGTCAATCAGGAACGCTGGGCCGCCGTATGA
- a CDS encoding WecB/TagA/CpsF family glycosyltransferase → MIDQGVYSVLGVNVHAVDYDRVLQVVLAAAAQRRPFSLSALAVHGVMTGATDAEHARRLNGLDMVVPDGQPVRWALALLHGQRLPDRVYGPELTLRVLRGLAAAGLSVYLYGSTPEVLNRFIANIRHDLPTLKIAGSEASKFRRTTPEEQLEIAEHIRDSGANLVLVGLGCPRQEVWAFEYRDLIGVPLLAVGAAFDFHAGTLAQAPKSMQASGLEWLFRLTQEPKRLWRRYVLLNPMFLGWLALQKTGLRPFPARAPNGTETPQRFG, encoded by the coding sequence ATGATCGACCAGGGCGTCTATTCTGTGCTGGGCGTAAATGTTCATGCGGTGGATTACGACCGCGTTCTTCAGGTGGTGCTGGCGGCGGCGGCGCAGCGGCGACCCTTCTCGCTGAGCGCCCTGGCGGTACACGGCGTCATGACCGGCGCAACCGACGCCGAACATGCCCGCCGCCTCAACGGGCTGGATATGGTGGTGCCCGACGGTCAGCCGGTGCGCTGGGCGCTGGCGCTGCTGCACGGTCAGCGTCTGCCCGACCGGGTGTATGGCCCCGAGCTGACGCTGCGGGTCCTGCGGGGGCTGGCCGCAGCGGGCCTGAGCGTGTACCTGTACGGCAGCACGCCGGAGGTGCTGAACCGCTTTATCGCCAATATCCGCCACGATCTGCCGACCCTGAAGATCGCCGGATCGGAGGCCTCGAAGTTTCGCCGCACCACTCCCGAGGAACAGCTGGAGATTGCCGAACACATCCGCGACTCCGGGGCGAATCTGGTGCTGGTGGGCCTGGGCTGCCCACGCCAGGAAGTCTGGGCCTTCGAATACCGCGACCTGATCGGCGTGCCGCTGCTGGCTGTCGGGGCGGCCTTCGACTTTCATGCGGGCACGCTGGCGCAGGCCCCGAAATCCATGCAGGCGTCGGGACTGGAATGGCTGTTCCGGCTGACGCAGGAGCCAAAGCGGCTATGGAGGAGGTACGTACTGCTCAACCCCATGTTTCTAGGGTGGCTGGCGCTTCAAAAAACCGGCCTGCGGCCTTTTCCCGCCCGCGCCCCCAACGGCACCGAGACGCCTCAACGGTTCGGCTGA
- a CDS encoding NAD-dependent epimerase/dehydratase family protein, whose amino-acid sequence MTMPLDARIYIATAPELVEAALLRRLNHLGFHNVTLGKQVDIRSRSAVMAFFEKELPDYVFLNAANIYSAADPFKPATWLHDNLLSVANVIEASYLYDVTKLLCLDCASTFLQPMILPWYVETLPPEQLDGTLRACQVTRRAIVELCRSYRAQYSCDFVSAVTSNVYGAGRWTQVPRGHLVPALIKEVVHAKELELRRIDLLGSAAQRHDLVHLDDLTDALVYLMNQVSQPECISVESGQPYSLAELAQLVSNMVGYRGQFEFVGSGPFSVLLDQPEMPTLQSLGWQTRVPLGDGLHSEYRWYMQHRHHDLPG is encoded by the coding sequence ATGACGATGCCGCTGGACGCCAGAATCTATATTGCCACCGCTCCGGAACTGGTCGAAGCCGCGTTGCTCAGGCGTCTCAATCACCTGGGATTTCATAACGTGACGCTGGGCAAACAGGTGGATATCCGCAGCAGAAGCGCCGTGATGGCTTTTTTCGAGAAAGAACTCCCCGATTACGTGTTTCTGAACGCCGCCAACATCTACAGTGCCGCCGACCCCTTCAAGCCTGCCACCTGGCTGCACGACAACCTGCTGAGCGTGGCGAACGTGATCGAGGCGTCTTACCTCTACGACGTGACGAAGCTGCTGTGCCTGGACTGCGCCTCGACCTTCCTCCAGCCGATGATTCTGCCGTGGTACGTCGAAACCCTGCCGCCAGAGCAGCTCGACGGCACCTTGAGGGCGTGTCAGGTGACGCGGCGGGCCATCGTCGAGCTGTGCCGCAGTTACCGCGCTCAGTACAGCTGCGACTTCGTCAGTGCCGTGACCAGCAATGTGTACGGCGCGGGGCGCTGGACGCAGGTTCCCAGGGGCCATCTGGTCCCCGCCCTCATCAAAGAGGTGGTTCATGCCAAGGAACTGGAGCTGCGGCGCATCGACCTGCTGGGCAGTGCGGCGCAGCGACACGACCTGGTGCATCTCGACGATCTGACCGACGCCCTGGTGTACCTGATGAACCAGGTGTCGCAGCCCGAGTGCATCTCGGTGGAATCCGGGCAGCCGTACTCGCTGGCAGAACTGGCGCAGCTCGTCAGCAACATGGTGGGCTACCGGGGACAGTTCGAGTTCGTGGGCAGCGGGCCGTTCTCGGTGCTGCTGGATCAGCCGGAAATGCCGACGCTCCAGAGTCTGGGCTGGCAGACCAGGGTGCCGCTCGGTGACGGCCTGCACAGCGAATACCGCTGGTATATGCAGCACCGTCACCACGACCTGCCCGGCTGA